AAGCTTTCCGGCAATTTTTGAAAACCAGTACTCAGCAACTTCACAGGCGTGTAAGCTTGTGCCTGCTCCTGTTAAATAAATCTTCTCAGCTTTTTGCATAGCTTCTGCAACAGTCCTGATTTCCTCGGGATATATGTTCTGGGCAGAGGTTATTGTTGAAGGCTGTTCATGGATTTCCTTGAGCATGAAATATGGGTAACCTTCTTTCATGGCAGCCTTCTCAGTCAGCTCTATTTCAAGAATATCCTTATCCAGCTTCTTGCCAGTTATTATACTCTTTACTTCAACGGAATTTCCTGTGATTACAGCATATTCGTCGTCATCGAGAGGAATTGCTTTTCTTGAATGAGCGAGAAATGCTGAAACATCACTGCCTACAAAATTCCCTCCGTCACCCAGACCTATGAGCAGAGGGGACTCCTTTCTTGCAACTATTATCCTGTCAGGCTCTTCTGAAGAGATTACCAGCAGGGCATAGGTCCCTTTGATTCTTTTTAAAGTATTGATAACAGCCTCTTCAAGGTTCTGTTTATAGTTTTCTTCAATGAGATGAACAAGTACCTCAGTGTCTGTATCAGAAGTAAATCTGTGTTTTTTCTCGAGCTCTTTCCTGAGTTCTTTATAGTTTGATATAATTCCATTATGTACAACAGCAATTGTGCCGGAGCAGTCAAGATGAGGGTGAGCATTTTCAACAGTGACACCTCCATGGGTTGCCCATCTTGTATGACCTATGGCAATGCATCCTGGAAGCTCACTCAAATCTATCCTTTCCTCTATTTCGTCAATCATGCCAGTATCTTTTTTTACTCTGATTATGTCATCTATGGCTGCAATGCCACAGGAGTCGTAACCTCTGTATTCAAGCTTTTTAAGGCCTTCAAAGACATATCTACTAGCTTTGCCTGTACCCACATAACCTGTGATTCCGCACATAATTACTCCGTGACTCCTTCCTCATATTTGAAAAGGAGAGGATGCGAAGCGACTCAACTCCTCAAAAACTCTCTAAGTATATTTCCAAAGTCAACAAGTTCATTAATTCCTACTTTTTCTCCTTTCGACAGATTCATCTCTGCTTTTCCCGGTCCAAAAGCCACAGCTTTCACTCCTTTCGAATTCAGATTTCCAAGAGTTACAGAACCTTTTATCTCTACTATATCTACCTTCCCGTACTTTCCTAAGGCTTTTTTAAGCTTTGTTACAACAGCCTCATCCTCATTCAGATAAAAGCTATCAACACTCTCAATAACATCAAATTTGCAATCAAGCCCTGCCAGTGCCCTGTAAACCTTCTTTTTCATCTCGCCAATCTCTCTTCTCCAGATATCCAGAATAATCTCTGCCTTACTGGGAAGAGAACTATATTTATGCTTTGCCACAAGAGACACCACTTCAATGTCGAGAAGTCTCAATCTCTCTGTTACATCAATAGCTCTGTACAGGGAACTTATTCCCTGCCCGGGATATGCAGAACTCCCTCCGGCTGTCGATATTTCAATTTTTAGCCTTTCCAGAGCTGGCTGCTCATTTGCTACTTTGAGTTCCGTGGGGTAGACAACAAGGGCGGAGTTTGATTCAATTTCAGGCAATCTTCTGTCTGAAACATCTGAAATAATCACCTCAATATTTTGAGGAGAGTTGTGAGAAAGAATAGCAATAAAGGCTGCAATCGAGCCATTAAAACAAACTCCCTCACCTCTTACAAGCTCGCCTTCAATTTTAAATTCCTCTGGCACATAGGTGAAGAACAGAGCTACAGAGCCACTCTTATAACTTCTTATGCCATGGATATAATCCTCGCCATAGACTTTAAAGCCTGAATTCTTCAAAGCTTTTCTGAAATAATTCAGAACTTCACCATGAGAAAGTGTGGAGATTTCAGAAAGCACTCTTTTAATTTCATTTCTCATTTATTCACCCGGAAATTTAAGAAGCTCCTCTCTGAGAATTCTATTTATAAGCTTTCCATCAGCTTTACCTCTTACCTGCTTCATAACAACACCCATAAGTGGCTTCTCAGCAGCGTTTCCATGCTCTCTTATAAAGTCTTCTTTCTCCTTCAGAATATTTTTAATCAGTTCTCTCAACTCATCTTCATCAAAGCCTTTAAGACCAAGACTTTCTTTTACTGTTTCAATTCTACTCTCAGGTTTCTCGCAGAGGAATTTTAATACTTCAACCACAGCTTCTCTGGCAAGCTCGCCTCTCTCCGCTGCTATGAGTACCTCCTCGATTTTCTCCTCTGGTATTGCAGCTACACTGAAACCCTCTCTCCTTAACTCCTTCAGGGTTGAGAGCAGAACAGAAGCTGCAAAACCTGCAAATTTTCTATTGCCAGCTACAACCCTTTCGAAAAGTTCCGAGTACTCAGACCTTGCAAGCTGCTCTGCAAGAGCATTATTAAGTTTATAATCTACTTCAAGCCTCTTAGCCTTATGCTCAATAAGTTCTGGAAGATTCGATTCAGTCCACAGGAGCTTATCAGGACTTATGACAACTGGAGGTATGTCTGTCTCAGGATACATTCTCGCTGCACCGGGTAAAGGACGCATATATTTGCTTGAGCTATCCTTAAGTGCCATTCTTGTCTCTTCTGGTATGCCGCCAAAGGCAAGAAGTGCTCTTTCATGAACAGCTTCCAGTGCTTTTCTCGCTTTTGCATATCTCTCAGCCACAATTACAAAGGCATCCTCTTCAGAAAGGCTGAGATTTCTCCTAACTTCTTCCACTTCCTCTGCCTCAATT
The window above is part of the archaeon BMS3Bbin15 genome. Proteins encoded here:
- the glmS gene encoding glutamine--fructose-6-phosphate aminotransferase [isomerizing]; the protein is MCGITGYVGTGKASRYVFEGLKKLEYRGYDSCGIAAIDDIIRVKKDTGMIDEIEERIDLSELPGCIAIGHTRWATHGGVTVENAHPHLDCSGTIAVVHNGIISNYKELRKELEKKHRFTSDTDTEVLVHLIEENYKQNLEEAVINTLKRIKGTYALLVISSEEPDRIIVARKESPLLIGLGDGGNFVGSDVSAFLAHSRKAIPLDDDEYAVITGNSVEVKSIITGKKLDKDILEIELTEKAAMKEGYPYFMLKEIHEQPSTITSAQNIYPEEIRTVAEAMQKAEKIYLTGAGTSLHACEVAEYWFSKIAGKLVVAVDSSELENRAVVDNKTLVIGVTQSGETYDTLSAMRFAKKMGAEIGVIVNVIGSTATRFAEYVIMQSSGMEVSVAATKTYTSQLSVLLRLAIELAKLEGKDVKVIEKEFSSIPDKMRQVLSIEDEIKGKADSFFNVSNYLFIGKGINTPTAEEAALKLKEITYLHAEGMSAGLLKHGTISLIDENMSTIAFLPSDSENSAKMLSNIQEVSARDGRVLIISQGKVDEDEFISLPDTSEVLSPFIFSPVFQLLAYYVAVKLGRNVDKPRALAKSVTVE
- a CDS encoding acetylornithine deacetylase, producing MRNEIKRVLSEISTLSHGEVLNYFRKALKNSGFKVYGEDYIHGIRSYKSGSVALFFTYVPEEFKIEGELVRGEGVCFNGSIAAFIAILSHNSPQNIEVIISDVSDRRLPEIESNSALVVYPTELKVANEQPALERLKIEISTAGGSSAYPGQGISSLYRAIDVTERLRLLDIEVVSLVAKHKYSSLPSKAEIILDIWRREIGEMKKKVYRALAGLDCKFDVIESVDSFYLNEDEAVVTKLKKALGKYGKVDIVEIKGSVTLGNLNSKGVKAVAFGPGKAEMNLSKGEKVGINELVDFGNILREFLRS